A window from Mangifera indica cultivar Alphonso chromosome 2, CATAS_Mindica_2.1, whole genome shotgun sequence encodes these proteins:
- the LOC123204044 gene encoding uncharacterized protein LOC123204044, producing the protein MSSESQSGPPKQRLSCSKRFDALWFCYSPVHQMQQYYRLGFLDNCYSKWSALYDCLMLKTKPASEVEKILETREKEKPHIWTFRTPEEAASHWENLFGHLDEKE; encoded by the exons ATGAGTTCAGAATCACAATCTGGTCCTCCTAAGCAAAGGCTATCGTGTTCCAAGCGTTTCGACGCTCTTTGGTTCTGCTATTCACCCGTCCATCAGATGCAGCAGTATTATCGCCTGGGATTTCTTGATAACTGTTATTCAAAATGGAGTGCTCTTTACGACTGTTTAATGCTCAAAACCAAACCCGCTTCTGAAGTTGAG AAAATTCTGGAAACTCGTGAGAAGGAGAAGCCTCACATCTGGACATTTCGGACACCCGAAGAAGCTGCATCTCACTGGGAAAATCTGTTTGGACATTTAGATGAAAAGGAATGA